One part of the Quercus lobata isolate SW786 chromosome 7, ValleyOak3.0 Primary Assembly, whole genome shotgun sequence genome encodes these proteins:
- the LOC115951561 gene encoding protein FAR1-RELATED SEQUENCE 5-like, with protein sequence MAEVVPGIHTPPLQLTNIDQDIRADEELQDVENLLGMVVHSEEEAYKLYNDYAIRIGFSVRKEKLRYAKNGVRQREYVCSKEGFPRDGDHLDDKKFKRLQTRTGCEASIRFTVTNGEWKVTHFNPNHNHELAKPKERPFLRSNRKITDAQLGVIRTFKEAGIRTISSYSYLVEEAGGFENVGFIKRDCYNAVNKQQLINVKAGDAQSLVNHFKQKQAEDPMFFSAIQVDQEN encoded by the exons ATGGCTGAAGTGGTTCCTGGAATCCACACACCGCCATTGCAGCTAACCAATATTGATCAAG ATATTAGAGCCGATGAAGAACTACAAGATGTTGAAAATTTGCTTGGAATGGTGGTGCACAGTGAGGAGGAAGCATATAAATTGTATAATGATTATGCTATACGAATTGGGTTTAGTGTTCGAAAAGAAAAACTCAGATATGCAAAAAATGGTGTAAGACAGAGAGAGTATGTGTGTTCGAAAGAAGGGTTTCCACGAGATGGTGATCATTTGGATGATAAGAAATTCAAAAGATTACAAACTAGGACTGGTTGTGAAGCTAGTATCCGGTTTACAGTGACAAATGGTGAGTGGAAGGTTACTCATTTCAATCCTAATCATAATCACGAGCTTGCAAAGCCTAAAGAAAGACCGTTTTTAAGGTCGAATCGAAAAATAACTGATGCTCAGTTAGGTGTAATAAGAACTTTCAAAGAAGCAGGCATAAGAACAATAAGTTCATATTCCTATTTAGTCGAGGAAGCTGGGGGATTTGAAAATGTTGGGTTTATAAAACGAGATTGCTATAATGCGGTGAACAAGCAGCAGTTAATCAATGTTAAGGCTGGAGATGCTCAAAgtttagtaaaccattttaaaCAGAAGCAAGCAGAAGATCCTATGTTTTTTTCTGCAATTCAAGTTGATCAAGAAAATtga